Proteins encoded together in one Temnothorax longispinosus isolate EJ_2023e chromosome 5, Tlon_JGU_v1, whole genome shotgun sequence window:
- the LOC139813342 gene encoding uncharacterized protein, which yields MSVKRRVFSALDGLVKCDRAIVCSVFLWHLAFLLCIEAAKPGICAMNGCNCTVMAHTWINIKCVFSKEQSVELLEGTIPSNATELEVSHCQELRIQAGAFGGGAPLKRVHVSGINNVVAKTQAFQNLSTPNTHLEVSECDSVFLESHAFRNTRGTLSVSISRCKHVEIKPNAFTWLLWLKMRDVPSLELSSNAFKLEAPQPGRHGPATKITFQNVRIAELPTAVFPSAIAEIRMDDISMRVIRKDAFCAMTIFNVIISNATIQEIQSGAFSDRALIQNLEFVDVQLKNVDTAAFRAGHDNLTIQHSRFSEVNTGAINTSAATVTFNNNEFQHLKQGSIVLHQWNHIAIDRNVFVDLESDAIKAEVGATSAPKFEFSFTDNRIRKARPGSLRFAAISQSVNSARVGNNYFNEKCSCNLESWVRGVTGRNSSVAWMMDSSYCMVDNFLKKCLNLPEGYMAMRNFTQLICTQRDHVNCEKPSPKLEPSVSPPSVGPHIYPRQKGFFDMEMDESEQVSHEKRIIVIVCVVAVFVVVVVILASGILYMRRRGVCPKLISGSLMNLSNWLSSNNGMTAATSARSISRLSVHEYAGLQAETRILEMDTQTEGTEDDDEEGDVYPYTENKATQTLPEELTEEYLRDLQERLNDPDNHSQARDMIEHLYDLIKVEESCNNNNDRQPTGDREENAYDVIRPRIRRPRGAPKPSVNIGTRAPSLDKLLPSGMRIRPPITEYAQPRDQLGPPVKITDQNHLYAELPGDETVPSTSRLSQPMLESLIGRGPQPLPPDVVNDHLVGNDRPPRNLGYGADDCGPPQSPKLDSRNQSAKPMSFLKALGESIMGASAGKTNNKRPNSLLCEYAEPSDTTHLYSELSEPQQTSASTSKMANRPLPTKPDQDSVAANAAKA from the exons AGCGTGGAGTTGCTGGAAGGGACCATTCCGTCGAATGCAACGGAACTCGAGGTCTCTCACTGCCAAGAATTGAGAATACAAGCGGGCGCGTTCGGCGGGGGTGCGCCCTTGAAACGCGTGCATGTTTCGGGGATCAACAACGTGGTCGCCAAAACGCAGGCCTTTCAGAATCTCAGCACACCCAACACGCATCTCGAGGTGTCGGAGTGCGACAGCGTGTTCCTGGAGAGCCACGCCTTCCGGAACACGCGCGGCACGCTGAGCGTCTCGATATCGCGATGCAAACACGTGGAGATAAAGCCGAACGCCTTCACGTGGCTGCTGTGGCTCAAGATGAGGGATGTACCATCCTTGGAGCTCTCCAGCAACGCCTTCAAGTTGGAGGCGCCTCAACCCGGACGACACGGACCAGCGACCAAG ATTACGTTCCAAAATGTGAGGATTGCGGAGTTACCCACGGCGGTCTTTCCTTCGGCTATCGCGGAAATTCGCATGGACGACATCTCAATGAGGGTTATACGCAAGGATGCCTTTTGTGCCATGACTATTTTCAACGTGATTATTAGCAACGCGACTATCCAGGAGATTCAATCCGGCGCTTTCAGCGACAGGGCTCTTATCCAAAACCTCGAATTTGTCGATGTGCAACTTAAGAATGTCGACACGGCGGCCTTCAGAGCCGGCCACGATAATCTCACGATCCAACATTCCAG ATTTTCCGAGGTAAACACTGGTGCTATCAATACATCGGCAGCGACTGTAACCTTCAACAACAACGAGTTCCAACACCTGAAACAGGGCTCGATCGTGTTGCATCAATGGAACCACATAGCGATCGACCGCAATGTCTTCGTCGATTTGGAGAGCGACGCGATTAAAGCGGAGGTCGGTGCCACTTCGGCGCCCAAATTCGAATTTTCCTTCACGGACAATCGTATACGAAAAGCACGGCCGGGATCCCTCAGGTTCGCGGCGATCTCGCAGAGCGTGAACTCGGCGCGCGTCGGCAACAATTACTTCAACGAGAAGTGCAGTTGCAATCTCGAAAGCTGGGTACGCGGAGTGACAGGTCGCAACAGCTCGGTCGCGTGGATGATGGACTCCAGCTATTGCATGGTCGACAATTTCCTGAAAAAATGCCTGAATCTGCCCGAGGGTTACATGGCTATGCGAAACTTCACGCAGCTTATATGCACGCAGCGGGATCACGTCAATTGCGAGAAGCCGTCGCCGAAGCTAGAGCCGAGTGTCAGTCCACCCAGCGTAGGTCCTCACATCTATCCAAGACAGAAGGGATTCTTCGACATGGAGATGGATGAGTCGGAGCAGGTGTCACACGAGAAGAGGATCATCGTCATCGTATGCGTCGTGGcggtcttcgtcgtcgtcgtggtgATCCTAGCCTCGGGGATCCTCTATATGCGCCGTCGCGGCGTATGTCCCAAACTGATATCCGGCTCATTGATGAATCTATCGAACTGGCTCTCGTCCAATAACGGCATGACCGCCGCGACGTCCGCTAGATCGATATCGAGGCTGAGCGTCCACGAGTACGCCGGTCTCCAAGCGGAGACTAGGATTCTCGAGATGGACACGCAGACGGAAGGTAcggaggacgacgacgaggagggTGACGTTTACCCGTACACGGAGAACAAGGCGACGCAAACGTTACCGGAAGAACTGACAGAGGAATACCTGAGGGATCTCCAGGAACGGCTGAACGATCCCGACAATCATAGCCAAGCGAGGGACATGATCGAGCACCTGTACGATCTTATCAAAGTCGAGGAGAGTTGCAACAACAACAATGACCGGCAACCGACGGGTGATCGGGAGGAGAATGCGTATGACGTGATCCGACCGAGGATCAGGAGACCCCGCGGTGCACCAAAACCGTCCGTCAACATCGGCACCAGAGCACCGTCCTTGGATAAACTGCTGCCGAGCGGGATGCGTATCAGACCGCCCATCACTGAGTACGCGCAACCGCGCGATCAGCTCGGTCCACCGGTCAAAATCACCGATCAGAACCATCTGTATGCCGAGTTGCCGGGCGACGAGACGGTGCCCAGTACAAGTCGACTGTCGCAACCGATGCTGGAGAGCCTGATCGGCAGGGGGCCGCAGCCGTTACCGCCGGACGTGGTGAACGATCATCTCGTCGGCAATGATCGTCCTCCGCGGAACCTCGGCTACGGTGCCGACGATTGCGGCCCGCCGCAGAGCCCAAAGCTGGACTCGAGGAATCAATCTGCCAAGCCGATGAGCTTCCTCAAGGCTCTCGGCGAAAGTATCATGGGCGCGTCCGCCGGCAAAACGAACAACAAGAGGCCGAACTCGCTGCTGTGCGAATACGCCGAGCCGTCCGACACGACTCATCTCTACTCGGAGCTGTCGGAACCCCAGCAAACGTCTGCATCCACTAGTAAAATGGCGAACAGGCCACTACCCACCAAGCCCGACCAGGATTCCGTCGCCGCGAACGCGGCCAAGGCGTAG